GGTTTATCTCATTTTaagtcatattttatttttatggtaaCAAGCATGTTGTTTGTCCAGGCCCTCTAGGAATACACATCACTTCTCTGTGCCTTGTAGAAGATGTTACACATCGTAACATGGTTATGGTTTTGTTATCATTAGGCACAAACAACTTGCTTTAGGGAAACATAGTCGGAGTTACTGATTAATTTTAATGGctttaaacaaaacagcactGACTGTACATTGGAAACATCAGTCTTCGGTTTTAAAgtgcaaattaaattaaatttaaatttaatataacAATGTTGATGCTGATAGTTGCTGTTTCTCCACTTACATCATCTTTTCTgaattcttttctttcttttttttactgctgaCTTATTTTAGGTTGTTCCCATCGTGAGACATAATAGTCCATTAGGGTTGTGCCCTTAATACCCTACTAATCTGTGTATCAAGTGGTCTTtacacactgttttatttaaaggtttacCAGCAGACAATGAGGCCTCAGCAGCATGATCCCCCACTGTTTTATCAGCTCTGTGACCTGTGTTTACAGTTAGCTTATTGTTCTGAATTAAATTCCCAATCTTCTTCTTGTTCACAgtgctgcgtgtgtgttttggtgtgcctccccccaccccaccctctgTGCTCTATATCACAGTTGGTTATGCAGTCATTAAGCTCATTGTCTTCTCCGCCACGACCAATGTTATTTGAATACATTAGCATGCTTGTAAAACAGACTACGTTTGGAAAAAGACGATGTGCTGGGGAACAGTCATGGTGAGGCTGGTGCTTACAAAAAGAAACCATTCACTATTCACCCATTCAAATGTTGTTGGTTCATTGTGGTGTTAAGCAAACAAAGGCCACGACAGAGAACCTATTCTCACGGTGCACATATCCTGGAAGTGCAGGCAGTGTTTTGTACTAGTATTTGAATGTCGGTTGGAAATGCTGTGCAGCGTAATGGTGTTTGGTGGATAACCAAGTCTATAATCTGATCTGTTTATCAAATTTATCTGATCAgggagagaataaaagaaaagtagcTTGAAAAAATGATGTGATGCTGCTCAGAAAGATAAGATAATAATTATCTGAATAATCAAATTTCTATACTCCTGCAATAACCACAACACAGAGCATTAACTTATTGCAGAGTAGCGTTAAGTGTCACCAGGAAGTTTCAAGCTCTAGATTGTGTTTCCATTCactgacattttgggaaatatgctttGAAATACAATTTGGTTTCTTGATAATCGAGGAGAAGGCCCACCACAGTTATTACACTGTTTACATCAAGCACCACAATAAATTGCAAGCAAGACGAAGAAGATGGTCACTTTTAGCTGGATCCATCAGCTGGTTGGCACAAAAGTTAGGTGTTAGAagttaaaaaatgttgtttaaagtgttaaaaaaatgatgaattaagatgttttttttatgttggggccaaaaaaaacagacagatgcaTAAAACAAATAGTGCTATGAGTGGAATGTGGcatatttctaataaaattGTATTAAGTAGAAGTCACATACTGTTCCTGTACGATGTGATGTGACAGTACAACATCTatagtgtttttctctttggcAATAAAACAGTAACCACCCAATTTCATTAGTGATACTACAGCTTTTGCTGCACCACTATGTTGTTTTGAGATTAAAATGCTCAGTTTCACACCGGATTAGAAGGAGGTTTCAGAAAGCCgtaggtcagaggtcacagacGGCACCCAAACGGTGAAACTGAGAGTTTACTGCTGAACGTGGCATTTAGACCAAAACACCAAAAGAATGTGCCACATGGCAGTCTGCCTGAACAGGAAGTCTGCCTGGTGAAGAGGAAGCTGTGATAGAGAGAACAGGccaaaaaaacagagcagaggaagtTGTTGTTTCACAGGTGCACTGTGGGGGTTTCCACATCCTTCTGCACTTCACTTGCGGAAGCAAATACTGAGAAGAGGCTCACCACAGACAGTAGATTGTTTACGTCAAACATAATTTCTTGACACACCACAATAAATTGCAAGCAAGTAGTAGAGGAGACATGTAGAATGTAGAAATGCGTTGTGGGAAATAGTAAAGTGGCAGAGAATTACAAGAAGATAGCAACCAAGTAAAAGCAAACTGTGTGTAACATAATTCAGGCACGCTTTCAGAGCTGCCTGCTTACTGGGAGTTTGGGAGATGAACAGCCTCACATCTTGTGATTTATGTCTACAAGCTGGACAGACAACATATCACCTTCGAGCAGCTTATCCAAATATACTGCACTGACACACATGTACCAAtgtgtatgcatgcacacattcatgcaGTAGATAGTGATAATAGCTCAAAACTCAAAACATGCTATGCACAACTGTGTTCATTCTCTGAATCTGAGTAGCAGCTGAGTTTTAAACCAGACATCTGGACAACTTTTGTCCTGCAATTTCACCAAAACTGAACGAGGAGTGACTTATTATCCAGGCTGTAATACACACAGCAACTTTCTACTCTGTCTTATCTCCCCGTCCACTTGATGTGTGGGATGTGAACCAAATTTGGAACTGTGTACTTTGTGAAAGGGGGTGGCAGGTTATAGAGAATACACAGAGGAATAAAAGgtacgcgcacacacacacacacacacacacacacacacacacgtattaTACGCAAACAGGAGGAGTTTCCATGGGAGTATTCATCCAGCTGTGGAGGCCACAGGTGGGGATGTGGGGGAGTGAACCATGCTCTAatttcatatgtgtgtgtgtgtgtgtgtgtgagggagtgaGAGCGCCTGTTTGTGTGCTTGACTTTGGGGAGGGCCTGCAGAAAGTCGGGGTGCAGAGAGAGCGTGGCGGTTTGCTGGCAGCTGGATATTGTCAGGGGTTCACCAGGAGAGCTTGCATGTCAGGGGGAACGGGTTTAAGACCCTGACTCACTATTTGTTTTGGGGACTCCTCAGGGGCCGGAGGTGTCAGTGTCACATGCAGTTTGGGTTCTCAGAGTATTTATGTGACTGTGCAGGCCTTGTGCATTTACCTGTACATTAAAAGCACTACTTGTCCTTTTATAACAACATGCTCTTTGAAATATTGTCTTTGCAGGATTCGTCTTTGTCCCTTGTAGcatttggtatttttttttaccccctGTGATTTCAGTGAGTTAAATCTAGGTAGGTGAGTGTCAATCTATAATGAGAGTTAAGCAACACATGCATTTCGTTCATTCCTGACTGAAGTGTATGCATGTGGTgggtcacatacagtatgtgaataaGATTCCTGGGAGCTCTGATCTGGAACAGTGAGCCTTGAGTGGCCAGTGCTCCAGCGTGGGCTGGAGAGGCGAAGGGAGTGCCCGGCTTCTTTGGCCTTGAAATAATGTCTCGATTCTGCAAGACAGAGCCTCTTCAGTTCTGTTTCACACCCCTGaatgctgaaaaagaaaaagaaatgtatgcGCCCGTGTTCGTGCACATCATTCCAACTGCTCCAACGTGTGCGTCCAAGTGTCGTTTTCGCTTTATGTGGTTTTAAAAGTATGCTCCGAAAGTAGTAGTGACAGGCAGAGAGCAAatatatgtgcgtgtgtgtctgtgtgtgtgtgtgtgtgtgaaaaacatAGTGTATGAGTATAAAGGAGTGAGACAGGAAGCGACTAGGGGCCCACTCTCAGCCGcaaagtagtagtagtgacTAAAAAGAGTCAGTACAGAGGGAAAATAGGTTactgcaatgtgtgtgtgtgtgtgtgtgtgtgtgtgtgtgtgtgtgtgtgtgtgtgtgtgtgtgtgtttaatatttcatcTTAAATACACTGTAACAGCTATGTGAATACATTTGTGATATTTACCTTGTATGAACGTATTTACAGCGTGAACTCTCACAATGTGGTTAACTTCTTCCACAGCGGAAAGTCTTCATCAGACTGCGTGTTGCATCTTTGTGTCAACAGTAAGACATCAATACTTTACTTTTAAGTGTGCATGCACTTGTAAAGAGAGATAAATTAATATACACATAAACTTTAGAGAAGTATATGTAGATTCCCCCTTTGTTCACGTCTCAActcctctcttcacctctttatTTACTTTCAGAAAAGTGGCTAGAGTCAGCAAAATAATCAcggtaaaaaaacacatcacttgATAGTATATATTATGTCATGAGTGTGATTTCTGGTAAGAATCACGTGTCTCATGATATAACTCGGAGTCATGTGTTGCCTTACAACCATAACCTCAGggttgaaacacacacacacacacacacactcctctgtgGCAGCTTAATCCTATGTTTTGAACTGAGTGCTGTCTTAAAGCCTTGAGGCTGATTGACCCCAACTCTTGACTTACAAGCTCACTGACATGAAAATACTAGAGAAATACGTAAAGCTTCTTAATCTGTCCATTGATCAATGAGCTTCTTATGTTTACATAAATTCCAGTTTGAAAACAATACAGGTCAAGAGCATGTTTATATAAGTATACACACGCAGTGGACACACTTGTGCTGTGGATCTTCATTACGTAGTGCCATCTAGTGTTTGATAAAAGTTACAGCTTCGCctctgagaggaaaaaaaacacaggagccACAAAATGTCAGCTCTGAATATGATCTCCATCTCCAGCAGGTGGAATGTGCTTAGAGCTCACTCTGCTGGTGAACACTCAAGACTGCAGCTTTACAGCATTTAAATGACAGAAACGTACATGACACTTATGGATTATTTAAGTGTTCACTTGATCACtcatttttctgcatctgtgGCTTTACTTTTGAATCTTTATATCTTTATGCTATGACAATAGGTCTATATTAGTGGTAGAGTGTGTCGTACATTGTCATATTGAAAAAAATCATTCCAAACCTCCCTTTTATTGGGGATATCCATTCATCCACTGGGTCTAACAGCCACTTTGACCTGAggcagtaataaaaaaaattttaaaaaaaacatgcatcacTGATTTTTTGTATTGTCACTTGCCAGCGAAGCAGCTGTGCTCTGATGGCAGTAATGGTAACGTTGATGCACTGTGGCTGAAATTCACGAGTGCTCCACCCTGTATCCATGTTACTCTACTTTTACAAACATGCAATAGCTTCTTCGGCCCATTTATCATTTGTCTTAACCAGCACTCTCAGTTGCTATAAAGTCCTCTGGCATCCACCTCTGTTTCTGCACAGACTGCCTGATCTCATGTCCCCAGGTTATGTCACATTCCAGGACCTGTTGGAACTTGAGAGCTCACCTGAAACTGGAGGCAAAGTAATCACATGTACTCTCTTTTCATTCAGCAGAGGAGTGCCATGTTTCCACTTCAAAAATACAATGACATGAACCAGAGAAAACCTGTCATTTGAGCTGTGACGCTCGTATACAATGTgcaatcagacacacacaacagtttGATCACACCTATATCTCCCATCCGCAGCTCCACTCGCACGTTTCCTGCTGTTGCCATTTCTCACTcgctgttttcttttctctttcatttgatCCTGTCCTGACAGTTTCAGCCTCTCTCCACCACACCTCTCCCTCTCGTTTTTTCTGTGCGACTGTATGTCGATTAACCAGTCATGGCAGTGACATGTGGAATTTTTCATTACCTCGCCCCAGGGCCACCATGCTGTCAGAGCCTGAGCATcttgctgctttctgtttttttttccactcttgcCTACtcactcattctctctctgtggtaTTATTCAGGACTGTAAATTGTTTTCCAGTTACTGTATGGAGCTGTAGTAGCTGCCGGTGACTGATCTTATCCCCATGGCCTGTCGTTCTTCCTGCTCTGGCTCCTACACTGTGGTTATCATCCCACTGAGGACCAACCTCTACAGCCTGGACGCACTTCGTTTCTACCTACGGGTGAGCACAATGTGTAGGGAGGTGGTGTGTGCACAAGTGTGCACAAGTACATGGCTTTGATTGTAATCAGTTACATGATCTTGTTGTGTGTGAATATGAGTGTGTTTCTCTTATCCATCCTATCAGCTGCCGTGTGTCATGTTTCCCATTAattacacagtttttttttaacaggagGCAAAATGATTGTAGTTTGCAGACAAAAcctgttgtcatttttttttccatatggTGACAAGCCATTTTgtaaaagcaaatgaaagaaTTCAAAGCtattttgactgtttttatatATCCTACGCATTTTAATTGCTcacatatgtgtatgtacaaGGAATCTCACTGtaagaatatttttaattagtcCCAGTGTCTTTTTAATACTGCCAATATTTACAAAGTTTTCAATTTGAACACCGTAATACATGTAAACTCCCTTTATGCTGACAATACTATGTCAACATACCCAAGTAGCTGCTCTGaagaaacagtaacagtattaTTATGTCTTTGTAACAAGAGATTTTTAAGTTTGAAGCACAAGAGTTAACACAAGTACAGCACaagtaattaaatttaaagttaaaaaagttaaaaaaaattttttacTCTACTTTTAGTGCAGAAGGAGAGATtatatgtgacattttgtgaTACTTTAGGGTGATTTTAACCTGAATCTCAAATTGTGaacagttttaattatttatgtcaATGGAAAGTTTATATTGtgcattttactaaaataatatttctatgTATTTATGCTGTTTTTAGTCAGGTTTTCCATCTTGGCTccatgtctgtgttgttttggaGGCATGGCAGCAGTCATCCCAGTGACACATTCCCACATGTCAAGTCTCTGCCTCACAGCTTCCTGTTAGAGGCTCAATACAACCAGTAATATTTCCACCAAGTAATCAAGTCAAACAGCAGCATATTTCAGATTGTAATGTGAGAAACCCACAGTAGTAATGTCaacacagtaaagacagaaaattgGATGTATTTCTAGtattaaattaatcaaatgcAGCTACAATGCATAATGCATACTGTATAAAGGCATACGTTTCTAGTGTTCTCCTAATTCACCTCATTGTTGACAAATTGACTGTGATGTCTTGACCTCATGATACCACAGTTGGATCATAACCAACATGTCTTGTGACTCCCTGCAGGCTGTAACACTGTTATCTCTGTTTGAGCCTATTGAAAGTCAGAGTGTAGACAAAAGAACTAATGGTCTCCTGCTGTTCTGTAGATTGGATCTGCTGATAGACAATGGCTTGGGGCCTCTGCTGCACTGTGCCAATCATGCTTCTTTACATGAGGCTGCAGACCAGTGGTGGTCAGGCTTATTAGTCTGTTCCCCAGTGCCATTAAaaacacacgcatacacacgtAGTTACTTTTATTATGTTACTTTTATTCAAGTAATTTTGTCTCACGGTTCATCTTTATTATTAGTAGACAGTGGTGAATGACAGCAAACAACAGGTAACACAGGGAATGATGTGTTCATTCAGATCTACGTGCCAATATTTTGAAAAGAAATTGCAAAAGTTTTTCTCACTTCAGATTGTTGTTTCAGATTAAGCGACTGAAGGATCtagagaaggagaaagatgCTCTATGGTCGGGCCTGGAGATTCTAGAGAAGGCTCGTATGTGGTacgtgcagcagctgcaggagaacagggcccagcagaacaacatgaagatCAAAAGTGGGTTTGGCTCCTGCCAGGAAAGTGTGGTAGAGGTCGGTGCATTGTTGGATTTAGGGGTTAATTGATTTTACTGCATTATAAATGGATTTTGAAATGGCAAAAAATGTTGTTCTCCCATTAATCTACACacaaaagtcaaattaaaagattaaaagtcaaaaactgaaaactctAATTCACAAAAAAATCCCACCCATATTTTAATCCTGTGTAGAAGTTCCTGTGGTAGTAATTATCAGTCCAAATATTCTCCACCAGCTTCTCACTTGTCCTGAAGTCACTACAGCATTTGGCTGTAAGCTTTATGTCCTGATTTCTTaaggttttcattttaaaatatattagtaaggcaataaaatgtgcaaaacttgAAGGGATTTAAATCATTTCTGGTAGAACTGTCCTAAtgcattttatgaaaaaaacaaaaacaaaaacaaaaaccaatgACTATGTCTCTTGTATGTCTCTTGTTTTTATCCAGGCTCGGTCCTGCCTCCTCAGGTCTCGTATCCAGCGTGTAAACGGGTCACTGGGCTGTGTGATGAGTGAGCCCAATGTCATGAGCAGCAGCAACCCGTCTTTGCCTGAAACAGTGGCAGACAACGACCTCCGGTGGCAAAACACAGTACTGGCTCAGGTAAGAATTCATAGAACATATCTAATATGGTGAAGAGGAACGGGGATGTTGACGTGAACTCTAACCTGTGATGTAAACTGTAAGAACAAGAGCTGTTAACAGATAATCCAAATACAATGTAGGTGTTTCTACACTTGCTAGATGATTGTAAGTTTCTACACACTCTCCCAGTTcgattatattttttatattttaccaaCAATCTTTACTGATTAGTTCGTTGATATGTATGTGACAGGGCCATTGTGCCATTTTTCCTCTGTGATAGGAGGTGAGTGACAAAAATCGTCAAATCTCCATGTTAGAATTGGAAAAAGATGCTCTCCTGGAACAGTTTGATGAACTGCAGGCCTACTGAGTGCCAGCATACACACTACAAATACACTGAGACAGACTTGTCCGACTAcctgtaaatatgtatttaaattaaagatatAGTTGTTGGtgcatcattttgtgtgtgtttttcttggaCCATGAACTGTTTTCCtcacaggttgttgttgttgttgttttgtaactCAATGATGTACATGACAGTAAATGACTTTATCAAAACCAAccactgttattattttttactatgAAATACAATAACCATAAAGTATCATTTGTACTCTAGTAGTGCAGAGCTCTAGTACATTTACTTGCGCATTATACTTTATGAGGCACTTGTGCTTTTCATTTGAAAATTTCTATTCCACTACATTTGAGGGAGACAACacaactgtttttaaattaaacataattaaaggTTTAATTAAAGGTTAAACTATCAAAAAGTAGTTAAAATTAGCTGCCTTGTGATATTTTAAGTGTGATATTGATAATGCTGATATTTTTACTTAGGAACATGTTTGAGTGCCAAACGTTTGAGTACTTCTTTTGTTGTAGAATTGCTACTTTATTATCTAAACACTTCATCTAACACTGtgctactgtattttttatctcgcattgtaaaaataaaagtgcatttaaaTTACAATTGAATCCCAATTAGTGGATAAGCTGATGAATGTTGTTTTGGCACAGATGCagagaatgttttcttttacagtgaaattacatttgcaagagagagatttcagtttttaagcTGATatgcttcagtgtttttctggaTTGAACAGGAGACAACCCAGCATCACTGCATGCCCTTTAAATCCTGCTTCTTCCGTTTCCGTCTCTGCATGCGGGCTCTCTGTCTTGACACGTCATGGCAACCATGCCCGGTGGTCCCACACTGATCTCGCTGCAACTGATAAACCTTATCTAGTCCAGTCATCGTACATGCTGGCAGGAAttttctcagcttttttttcAGTCTATAATGCACAGACCTGTAGCCTtaaacacagaagaacacaTTAGTAACTTTAATATATTTCACAGAAAAAGTGTCAAACAGTCATACAAGTGTGATTGTATTGTTCTAGTTTGTCTTTTTAGCATAGAATAGATTGTTTTGTGGTTCGATTCTTGCTCCATTTTGCTTGTTTATTCAACTTTTTtcttgtgattttattttatttttcttgctttatATAGTCGTTGTCATTATCTTCCAGTGTGGGTTTATCCCAGGAGCAATGGTGGCCTTGTGTCTCTACCCATGTGTTTGGAGGAGATGTTATTGTTAGTCTGAACTTCAGAACCTGGCCAGAAACATTGCATCATGGGGgcattttgttgcatttgtaaGTTCAAGATAATAAGATCTCGTGCAGCTTTTTTGTGTCAGATGCTTGTGCATGTGACACAATTCCAGAAATACATCAGAATTACACAGAAATGCATTCAGTATAATCTATAATGTTATAAAATCTACTTCTGTCTTCTGCCACAAATAACATGCATGCCTTAGTGT
The window above is part of the Anabas testudineus chromosome 23, fAnaTes1.2, whole genome shotgun sequence genome. Proteins encoded here:
- the sapcd1 gene encoding suppressor APC domain-containing protein 1 produces the protein MACRSSCSGSYTVVIIPLRTNLYSLDALRFYLRIKRLKDLEKEKDALWSGLEILEKARMWYVQQLQENRAQQNNMKIKSGFGSCQESVVEARSCLLRSRIQRVNGSLGCVMSEPNVMSSSNPSLPETVADNDLRWQNTVLAQEVSDKNRQISMLELEKDALLEQFDELQAY